GTCGGCGCACGTTTCCCGGCCAACGGCACCGCTGCGCACGCACGAACCAACCGGCCCCTTCGAGCATCGCGCGGTATCCTGCGGGGAACCCGAAGCGTTCGAAGTAGTACTCCAACAGCGGACGAATGTCTTCGGTCCGGTCCCGCAACGACGGAATCGTCAGCGGGGCCTGTTCGAGTCGATAGTAGAGGTCCTCGCGAAAGCTCCCGCACTGGACATCAACCCGCAAATCGCGATTCGTCGCGGCGATCACGCGGACATTCAGAGCGATCGGACTCGTTTCACCCACGGGGCGTACCTGGCGCGTCTCGAGGAACTCCAAAAGCTTGGTCTGAGATTCCAAAGACAGATTCCCGATTTCGTTGAGGAAGACTGTCCCGCCGTCGGCCGACGGCAACAATCCCTGATGATCCTTTCCGGCGCCGGTGAATGCGCCGCGCCGGTGGCCGAAAAGTTCACTTTCCCACAAAGACGGCGACAAGGTCGCCAGATCGATTGCGACGAACGGTCGGTCGCGGCGAGGGCCGGCATCGTGGATGATTTTCGCGAGGCGATCTTTGCCGACCCCGGTCTCGCCGGTGATGAGCACGGTCATATCGGTCGATGCCCAGCCGGAGGCGAGTTCCATGACGTGTTTCATCGCGGGACTGACGGCGATGAAATCCTCATCCGGCCGCATCGCGATTGGGCCTTCGCCATCCTGATCGGACCCCGAATCCGATACCGACACTAAACCGGCCAACGCATCGCGCACCTGATCACGCCAGTATCCGATGCCGACGGCCTCCGTGAGGCGTTGCGCCTCGAACAAAACAGCCAGCCGCTCGTGGTCGGGCAAAAGCGGCGGCTGCGCATAGCGCAGACAGGATTTGACCAACTCGAGGCGCGCGCCGATCGTGCGCAACAACTCCACTGATGCCCGGTACAGATCGCGCGCACTGTCGGTCTGCCCGAGGGCGCAGGCGGTGTCGCCCAGCGCCCGTTGCACTATGGCGACTTCGATTCGTTCGCCGATCCGCTGGAGACATGCCAGCGCCTCGTCCCCGGCAGTCTGTGCCCGCGCGTAGTCGCCTTTGGCAACCAGCGCCTCGGTCAGGATACGCCCCGCCTGTCCGACGACCGATTCGTCGCGGTCGCCGGTCGTGGCAATCCGTATCGCACGCTCGGCGTATCGAACCGCACTGTCGGGATCGCCGGTCGCCAGCGCCAGCTCGGCCGAATACTCGCACCAGGCGCCCTGTTCGCGCTGGTGGGCCTTATAGAAGACCGATGTGTTCAGCGACTCGAGAATCGTCTTCGCTTCGTTGAATTCGCGCAAATGCGTGTAGAGTGAAGCGGCAATCAGTTCGGTGCGGAGCACGTTCAGTTCGTCGCGATTCGCGAGTGTAAGTTTGCGGGCAAGCGGGAGACGTTCACGTGCTTCAGCCAGCCGACCCGACCACATGAGCGCCAATAGCCCATTCATCGACGCCGCCAGTTCCTCACGTGGCAGCCCCGCAGAGCGTGCCTCCGGCATCGCGCGCGAATAATACTCGAGCGCTCGGTCAAACTTCGCGCGATAAAAATAAGTAATGCCAAGCCAGTTTAGCGAGCGCACTCGGCCGAGAGGACTTTCACATCGACGATGCGCATGGTATGACATTTCAAAATACTCGCCGGCATTTTCAAACTTTCCTTGCCGATAGCTTGCCAGCCCTGCCGCAAAGCATGCGCGGCCATACAACTCATGCTTTTCGGTAGCCTCGGTCGCCTGCATGATCCGCGCGGCAATCGAGTGAGCTTCCCTTTGCCGACCGGTAAGCGCAAAGCACTCCGCACGCAGCGCATCGGCCCAAAGCAACTCCGAACTACTTTCGGTTTTGAAGGATGACAGGATTGCCAGTACGCTGCCATAGTCACGAAGGCGTAACAACGCTTCGGCTTGCAGCAGTACGCTTTCCCCGGCAACCTTGTTCACGACTTACTCTCCCCTACCGAAACTGAGCCGCGAGGAGTGCTGTGTGGATGATGGCATTGGTGGATTTAGTATTGGCCAATACGCTATCGTTAACGTCCCCAGTAAAGGGAGAATGACGACACGTAGCCGTCCCGTCTCGGACTGCGGCGGAGCAAGTTCTGCCCGCAGACCATTGTCCGGATGTCCCGAGAAATACCCCCGTCCCGGCGTCAGCTGATTCTGCCGCAGATTCCTGGCGTCCGCCGCCGGCGTCAGCAACACCAACGCCGTCCCCAGCGCGGCCGCGCCGCGCACAATGTACTTCTTCATGCTGGTATCAGTCCTTTCGTGGTCGCCTCGCCCTCGGGCGGTGCCTAGCAACCTGTAGTCTCTAATGCATTTACTCGCCACTTATGCCGATCATGTCAAGTTTCTTTTGCGAAGTACTACGCGCAGCGACCGAGCACTACGCGAGCCGAACGATAGAGAATCGTCTGCAGAGTATCGATCGTCACCCTGCGGGAGAGACAAACGACTGTAACTCAATCAGTTTCGGAGCCGAGATAATCGGTGATGTTTTGGCACGGGCGTTGCTTAGTGCGGCATCAGACCGCCGCGCCACGGCCCGGCGCGGCCGTTGAACGGGCCGCAAGCGTGGGATGCCGACCGCGCATCCCGAGAACAACAACTTGTTACGGGAGGAGAATGACATGCGAGCGGGCACAAGAGTAACATGCGCGCTGACTCTTACAGCGTTTCTACTCGATTACGGATGCAGTCGCTACTCTGATACTCCCACCATCGATCCGGTAGGCCCCGTCATGCCAAGCGTCGCATGGGAATCGGGCCAGGTGCAGGTTCTCGCGGAGCCGGACCAAGTGGATTCCCGGCTCAGAATAATCACTGTGCCTCTCAGGGTCAGCCGCGATGACGGCCCAGAATCTACTCGGCTGCTCCAACTGGCTCCAAGTCACGACGGTATCGAACGTGGATTCACGGCCAGAATGTCTGATAATGATGGAGCTCTCCTTGTGAGCGTCACCCAGCGTTGGAATCAGGATCCAGACGGCACTGTTCACTACTTCCTCTCCGAGGAATCACCGACCGATCGACTTGAGTTGCGCGCCACCCGGTCAGGTGACCAGACCGTCGAGTCGTACCGCTTCAACGGGCAGAGTATCCGTCTGGAGTATGAAGTCGGCGCTCCATCGATGCAGTCGGCACAATCGGAATATGCTGCGTTTTACGAGCATCAGGTGGATGCAGGGCTTGCGCGAAGGACGCTGGAAGCCGATAATCCGGATGGACGCGCCATGATGACCCTGCTCGCCGACGCGGCATTCGCCGAGTGGTTGCGACCGTTTGTCCCCGCCGTTGCCGACGATCCCGTCGTCCCGCCGGGCATGGATTGCGAGTACAGCTGTATCTGCCGAATCGCCTCCGCCTGCGTGTGGATCAAATGTAGATTCGGAGGCGGATTGTCAAATTTTGTATGCGTTTCGTGTGGGGGTGTCTCGATTGCCTGCTTAATCGCGGACTTCTTCCTGTAGGAGCACGACACGATGGATTTGGCGGCCAACATTCTTCAACTCACGGGGTTGTTGATGTACTTCGGCGCGGCCCTGTTTTTTCGGCAGCCCGGGGTCCCCTTTGTCTCCTTCAATCCGCGCGACTGGAGACCGCTGTGGCACCCCGACGCCGCAAAGAGGATCCGACCGACCGGATTGGCGATGATGTGGTTCGGTATGGATCTGTTCAGCATGGGTTTGGCCGTGAAGTGGCTCCCGCGCTGGCTGGGCTGAGGCGGAGTTGTGCAGCTTGCAGGGATAGCGCGCTCATTCGTTCGCGTTGATTCGCATACTGCAAGGGGATTGACATGGCATCGATCACTTCCGCCGTGATCAGACAGGCCATCGCCGCATTGGCAGCAGTGGCGCTGTGGACCGGCTGCACAACGGAGCGCGCGCTCACCCCGCACATCGCCGGCTACAACCTCTACGTCAGCGCCGGGCCGGAGGGCACCATCTACGTCATCGACGTCGCGTCGCGGGCCCTCATTGATTCGATCCCCGGCTTGGGGCTGGTGAGCCACATGACCGCCTCCGCCGACGGGCGCTGGCTGTTTGTCGAGTTGACCCTGGAGGGAGACCGGATCACGCGCACCTGCCGCATCGATTTGCGGACGAAGCAGGAGGCCGGAATCCGCGAGGACCCCTACGAGCACTACCTGATCGCGCTGGACGACGAGAACCTGCTGGTTCGTTCCGTCTGCGACATCGAGTTGATCGACATGGACGACTTCCGGACGGTCTTTGTCGACACCGTGCTGGCGTTTTGCTGCTATGCGCAGCCGCCGCGCGGGCGGCGCCTATTGGGCTACGTTAGGGCCATGCTGCCGCAGGCAGTAGTTTACGATGTCCGTGAACGTCGCGTCGTGAAGACCTTTACACCGGTCGCGCCGGGCGGCGATACGATTACCATTTACCAGGGCGTCGTCCACCCGACCCGTGAATGGGCGGTCTTCCTGGGTGTCGATGAGCGATATCACGCTTGGTTTGTCGTGTACGACATCGGCGCCGACAGCATGCTCTATCGACACGCGCGCGTATACGCCGCGGGCGAAGTTGCCGTAACCCGCGATGGCACACGCGCCGTCGCGACCGATCCGGGTTCGCCGGTCAACGATCCGGTTCGGATCGTCGACGTATACGACTTACAGGGACTGACACATCTGGCGCGTTACGGCCGTGACGATGGCCTCACTGCAAACTCGCAGATTGACTTAGTCGAGGAACGCGATGTCGCAATAGTCGCCCCCATTCAAGGATGGACGACAGGCCCGATCTGCGTGATCACATTGGATACTCCATCCATCGAGTTGATTAATCCGGTGTACCTTACGGGGATCGGCGGCACGGCGGTCGGGCCCAGAGTGGACTGATATATGATTTGCAGTGCTATTCGCCGATCGTCTGCGAGCGTTTGTCCCGGCGGCCGCCGATGTACCGGAATTGCCGGCCATGGGTTGTGAGTACGAGTGCATCTGCAATATAGCCAGCGCTTGTGCATGGTTGAAGTGTCCGTTTTTTGGCTGGTCGAATGTCGTCTGCGTCCCTTGTGCGGGCGTCTCCATCGCATGTACGATCGCCAACTTCTTTATTTAGCGAGGTGAGTGATGGAACTGGCGTCAAACATTCTGGTGCTCGTCGGGCTGCTGATGTTCCTGGGCTCGGCCTTTTTCCGTCGTCCGGGCACACCCTTCGCCTCCGTGAACCCACGCCATTGGATCCCGATCTGGCGCCCCGAGTTCAGGCAGAGGCTTCGTCCGCCCGGATTCGCCATCCTGTGGGTTGGATACGCAGTATTCTCGATCGGGCTGGCCCTCCGGTGGCTACCACGCTGGTTGGGGTGATTCCCCCAGCGAGCGCAGGCATTCTGAATCCGATACACCGGATGGACGCGCCATGATTGCCCTGCTCGCCGACGCGGCATTCGCCGACTGGTTGCGACCGTTTGTCCCGGCGGCCGCCGATGTCCCGGAATTGCCGGCCATGGATTGCGATTACAAGTGCATTTGCTCGATCGCGACGCTCTGCTCGTTCTTCAAATGCATCTATGGCGGGGGCCTTCTCAACTCTATGTGCGATGCATGCGCCGGTACGTCGTTGGCGTGTGCGATTGCTGACTTCTTCATCTGAGGGAGCTGTCATGGAAACAGTTGGCAATGTGTTGACCATCTTGGGAGGGGTTGTGTTTTTCAGTTCGGCACTCATGAAAAAGCCCGGGGTCCCTTTCGCGTCCCTCAATCCGAAACACTGGAAACCGATGTGGCATCCAAAGGTGAAAGAGTCGTTTCGACCTCCCGGATATGTCATGATGTGGCTGGGGTTCGGCGTGTTCGCGATCGGACAAGCGCTGAAGTGGCTGCCACGGTGGCTGGGCTGACACGCGTCGTCGACGGCATCTTCGCAATTGAACCGTGAACGGACTGCGACGACTCGGACACACCGGAGTAAGTTTTGCGTAAACCGCTAAGCACTTCGCATAGTCACTACGCACTTCGCACCGACGACTTCGTACTTCGCGGGCGCGGTCCCCTATCATCGGCAATCGATCGCACGTTCGACTGCCACTGTCGCCGCAAGTTGTTGACGGTCAATCGCGCCGGCGCTTGCGGTCCTCGTAGCTGATCGGGCACAACTCTTGCTGTGCCCCCAGCGCCCGTTGTTGCGTGCCTCGACAGCGTGCAGAGAGTGCGGAGTGTCCGGGGTCGGGTTGCATTCGCCCGGCCCCGAGGCAGAATAGGGGACGCGCGAGCGATGATGGTCCGTTGGCGCAAATGGCTGTTTCGGGCATAGCTGACGCTGGTGGTACTGTGGGGGACATTCTCCGCGGTCGCAGTGTTCGCGCTTCGGTACGGACTCTTTGTGCCGGAAGATCCGCCGCGCCGTCCTGCACTCGGCAGCTTCGTGGATCCGCGGCTGCATTTGGTATGCGGGAGCCGAATGGAACAGGCGTACGCCGAGACGAGGTGATTGGCTTCGCATTGAGGTCAATTCCGCGCTGACGGAATACAGCCGGCTGGGTTGGCTTGGTGAGCGATTCTGGGAATCGGGACTTGTGCGAACCGTCTCAGGCGAGATCGTGTACGACGATTTGACTCGGTCCGAGCGCTCCTTCGGTTTACTGATGGGGCTCAGGGGAACAATAGCCGGCGGACAACTGGGCGGCGACTATTCATACCGAAAGCTATCGGGCGCCCTGTGGCTGGCACATTCGTATGGCCGCATCTGGAGTTCGTGGGGGATCGCGGACGGGAGCACTCCCAATCAGACCCTCTACGACCTCGGAGCCGATGGCGGGCTCTTGACGGTCCCGGTTTGGAACCAGTTGGGAACACGCTTTTGGTCGTCGGGTCCGGAGGGGCGAATCGATCTTTGGCGGCCGGTCTTCGGATACCCGTTCGTTATTGTCGGCGGCCCAGGTGAGCTTCGGGGTCCTGTCAGCGAGGGAGGTATAGGGTTTGCGATATCCGACCCGGCTCCCGGCGGAATCATCCTCTGGCGGCTGCATCTCGACTGGCCGTTTTACAGTACGTACGGGGATGGCAGTCGGAGCGGTTGGGAATGGAAACGGCTCGCCGTGCGGCTCCAGTTCGATGAACCGTTCGTGAATCGAATAATCAATTACCGTTACCTCTGATGCGGATGGATGGTCCCACTGGCCGGCGACAGGTTGTACATTGAAGTATGAATGTCGCGGATGGGCCGTCGATCATCCAGCCGCAGATGCCCGCGCATCAGCCGCTGTACGATCTCTGCGAGGCCTACGACATCGCCTTTGATTTCCGTGATTTGTCGGCGGAATGCGATGCGCTGGATGCCATCTGCCGCGCGCATCGCGGCGGCGCGCCCGCGTCGTTTCTGGATGTGGCCTGCGGGCCGGGGTATCACTGCATCGAGTATGCCAGGCGCGGCCTTCAAACGGTTGGGCTGGACCTTAATCCCAAAATGCTCGACTACGCCTCGGCGAAGGCGAGGACCAATGAAACCTCGGCAGAGTTCATGCTGGCCGATATGCGCGATTTCAAACTGCGGCAGCCAGTCGATCTGGCCTTCTGCGCGATGTCGTCGTTCCACTATCTGTTAACCAACGAAGACACCCTCGCACATCTGCGAACTGTGGCGCGGAATCTGACACCCGGCGGCCTGTATGTCATCGAGGCGGAGCATCCGCGCGATGTCTTTCGTGTCGGTCAATCGTTGCAGCACGAGTGGGAGTCGCAACGCGGCGAGACCATTGTCCGCTCCTCCTGGGGCAAACCCGACGACCCCTTCGATCCGATCACACAGGTCTGCACCACCACAGTCCGGCTTGATGTCGTGAAGGGTGGCGGCACCGAGAAGTACGAGTTTATCTCATTGAACCGCCATCTCACGCATCAGGAGCTTCAGCTTCTGATCGCCGCCTCCGGCGTCTTTGAGCCGGTTGCCTGGCTGGGCGTGCTCGATATCGCCCACCCATTGACCAATGAGAAGGCGTCCTACCGGATGATCCCGGTTTTGCGCAAAAAGTAGGGGGGCTCAGCCCAACGACGACTTGGTCTTGCGGAATCACTGCATACCGGATTGATTCTCGCATCGGGGCAATGACCCTATGGAGGTGGAGCTCATGAGAGTCAAAAAGCGCAACTTGGTCGCACAGGTACTGCTGGCCATCGTCACGTTCGGAATTTACACGATCTATTGGTTCCATCAGACAGCCACCGAGCTGAAGGGGCTCGGCAACGACGCATCGGCGAATCCGACGTTATGGACCGTCATGCTCTTCATCCCCATCGCGAACATCTTCGCGATGTACCGATATTGCGAGCTGTATGAGAAGGTCAGTTCCGACAAGATGAACAAGTGGTTGACGTTTCTCTTGTGGATCGTCTTCTCGCCGGCCGTCTGGTTCATCGTGCAGACCGAACTGAACCGGCGGGCGACGGCGTAGCATTACGCGGGTGACGCGGTTGCCGCTGCCATCATGCGCCTACGGACACGGATCGCAGAACGTCGTGTCCGGGTCGGCGGCGTAAATCTTGATGGGCCCACGTCGACTCCAGCGAGATTGCGGACATTCGTGTTGATGCACTTCACAGTATCGAGCGTTCCTTAGGCAAGCCCTGCTGTCGATCCCGTTTGGGGGACCAAAGGCTTGTCCGCCTCCGGCGGACGGTCAGGGCCACGCACCGAAGGCATCACCAACAATGCGTCGTTCCCAGAGCACCGGCGACGACTCCGAACCCAGTAGAGTCCGCGCCGGGCAATAGGACATACTGCTCAATCTCGAGGGACGGAACCCGCAGAGTATAAACGGGCCCGCCGCTGGCACCGTCGGCCGGAGGTCCGACGACCAAATACTTGTCGTCGCGGATGAAGCGGACCTGCCCGGGCCGCTGGGGGCCATCAAGTCCGGTCACACGCTTCAGATGAGATATGTTCTTTAGGTCAAAGAGATCGAGGGTAGGAATCGATTCTATGAATCCTGCTCTACTCGGATCTGTAACCGCAGCTAGGTCTGCTTCTCGGCTGAAGGCTATGTCTCCGCCGGAATAGACGAGCCGATGCCTCAATACTGTCACCCCTGTTGCTATGTCGAGAATGAAAAACCAGGAATTGGCCGCGACTTGGTAGAATCCGATGGCGAGGAGGTATCGTCCCTGCGGTTGAACGACCGCCGACTGAATCGACACGGCTCGACCGGATTCCAATCGGGGCACGTACTGTCCGATACATGTGCGCATCGTTGGAATGAAGATCATTATAAGCGTGTCATCGAGTACGTCTAAGTTATTGCCAACGACGACCCCAGGGATCGACTCATCCCTCAAAGATGCCTCCCCCAGCTTCAATGTGTCTGGGACAGGGAGCACTGGGGTTCCATTGATTGCAGAATAAACCGTATCGCCGTCGGTGACAAGCTCACCATCGCTGAACAGAATCGCCCTGTAGGTGTCGCTGGGACGTGACCATTCAATCGACTTTGTTGTTGCGTTTATCTTCGTTAGATCGGTGCCTTTCCCCTTCGCGGAGAGAGTCGCGACATAGATCGACATTCTATTGGCTGAAATCGCCATCTCATAGGGCAGACCATTCAGTGGG
This genomic window from Candidatus Zixiibacteriota bacterium contains:
- a CDS encoding class I SAM-dependent methyltransferase; protein product: MNVADGPSIIQPQMPAHQPLYDLCEAYDIAFDFRDLSAECDALDAICRAHRGGAPASFLDVACGPGYHCIEYARRGLQTVGLDLNPKMLDYASAKARTNETSAEFMLADMRDFKLRQPVDLAFCAMSSFHYLLTNEDTLAHLRTVARNLTPGGLYVIEAEHPRDVFRVGQSLQHEWESQRGETIVRSSWGKPDDPFDPITQVCTTTVRLDVVKGGGTEKYEFISLNRHLTHQELQLLIAASGVFEPVAWLGVLDIAHPLTNEKASYRMIPVLRKK
- a CDS encoding DUF4234 domain-containing protein, which translates into the protein MRVKKRNLVAQVLLAIVTFGIYTIYWFHQTATELKGLGNDASANPTLWTVMLFIPIANIFAMYRYCELYEKVSSDKMNKWLTFLLWIVFSPAVWFIVQTELNRRATA
- a CDS encoding sigma 54-interacting transcriptional regulator — encoded protein: MNKVAGESVLLQAEALLRLRDYGSVLAILSSFKTESSSELLWADALRAECFALTGRQREAHSIAARIMQATEATEKHELYGRACFAAGLASYRQGKFENAGEYFEMSYHAHRRCESPLGRVRSLNWLGITYFYRAKFDRALEYYSRAMPEARSAGLPREELAASMNGLLALMWSGRLAEARERLPLARKLTLANRDELNVLRTELIAASLYTHLREFNEAKTILESLNTSVFYKAHQREQGAWCEYSAELALATGDPDSAVRYAERAIRIATTGDRDESVVGQAGRILTEALVAKGDYARAQTAGDEALACLQRIGERIEVAIVQRALGDTACALGQTDSARDLYRASVELLRTIGARLELVKSCLRYAQPPLLPDHERLAVLFEAQRLTEAVGIGYWRDQVRDALAGLVSVSDSGSDQDGEGPIAMRPDEDFIAVSPAMKHVMELASGWASTDMTVLITGETGVGKDRLAKIIHDAGPRRDRPFVAIDLATLSPSLWESELFGHRRGAFTGAGKDHQGLLPSADGGTVFLNEIGNLSLESQTKLLEFLETRQVRPVGETSPIALNVRVIAATNRDLRVDVQCGSFREDLYYRLEQAPLTIPSLRDRTEDIRPLLEYYFERFGFPAGYRAMLEGAGWFVRAQRCRWPGNVRRLRNICGRMAALARIGPSFDPVLCGDDLLEWLNDGARETVSTVTERVMPPGREQILAALHRHDWNQRAAARELGISEGGVRYHMRRFDIQRPMSADEISRIA